Proteins encoded by one window of Cannabis sativa cultivar Pink pepper isolate KNU-18-1 chromosome 4, ASM2916894v1, whole genome shotgun sequence:
- the LOC115714058 gene encoding calmodulin-binding transcription activator 3 isoform X1, whose translation MADTRRLGLPNQLDIEQILIEAQHRWLRPAEICEILRNYKKFRIAPEPANMPPNGSLFLFDRKVLRYFRKDGHNWRKKKDGKTVKEAHERLKAGSIDVLHCYYAHGEENENFQRRSYWMLEEDLSHIVLVHYRQVKGNRTHYNRIKGTEEADTAPSSAIDSPASSSIHPNSYQMISQTTDTTSLNSAQASEYEDAESAYNQASSRLHSFLDLQQPFAEKISAGINDAYYPVSFSTDNNQEKLSDIPGMDSSAGLSSGHSKNLDFPAWDNTLGNNAASIHLPFQQAFSSSQSNNVTVIQKQEQGPFEQLFSNGFGKHPQIQEDWQASEGNSRLPEWSVDQTLLTGSDNNLTSRYRGEVAHGDELLKIHRGNIEHDDFVKPVSKSNMNLEEKPYNSGTKQPLLVGSFAEEGLKKLDSFNRWMSKELGDVNESHMQTSSRAYWDSVEGDTCVNDSSQVRLDNYVLSPSLSQEQLFSIIDFSPNWAYESSEVKVLITGRFLKVEQAEINKWSCMFGEVEVPTEIIAEGVLRCNAPIHKAGRVPFYVTCSNRLACSEVREFEYRLSEARDVQTKYNQSGCTNEILKLRFGKLMSLSSPSSNADPVNLAEMSQLSNKISSLLKEDQDEWDQMYRLTSEENFSVESVQEQLHQKLLKEKLYEWLLQKVAEGGKGPSLLDEGGQGVLHFAAALGYDWALEPTIVAGVSVNFRDVNGWTALHWAAFCGRERTVASLISLGAAPGLLTDPSPKYPSGKTPADLASDNGHKGISGYLAESALSAHLKCLDLDAKASKPTDTSTPNAVQTVSERTATPIKDDDPDRLSLKDSLAAVCNATQAAARIHQVFRVQSFQRKQLEEYGDDKFGLSDERALSLISVKTQKGGQHNNDVNAAAIRIQNKFRGWKGRKEFLSIRQNIVKIQALVRGHQVRKNYKKFVWSVGIVEKIILRWRRKGSGLRGFKSEALVEVPSIEDPSSSKDDDYDFLKQGRKQSEERMQKALARVKSMVQYPEARNQYRRLLNVVTEIQEKKVPYDDVMNTEGTIDFEDDLIDIEALLEDDTYMPTAMQ comes from the exons ATGGCGGACACCAGGCGCCTAGGTCTTCCTAACCAACTCG ATATTGAGCAAATTCTCATTGAAGCACAACATCGATGGCTGCGCCCAGCTGAAATATGCGAAATTCTTCGGAATTATAAAAAGTTCCGCATTGCCCCAGAGCCTGCAAATATGCCACCTA ATGGCTCACTTTTTCTTTTTGACCGGAAAGTACTGAGGTATTTCAGAAAAGATGGACATAATTGGAGGAAGAAAAAGGATGGAAAGACAGTGAAGGAGGCTCACGAAAGGCTCAAG GCTGGAAGCATTGATGTGCTGCACTGCTATTATGCTCATGGAGAAGAAAATGAAAATTTCCAACGGCGCAGTTATTGGATGCTTGAAGA GGATCTTTCACACATAGTTCTTGTTCACTATCGGCAAGTGAAG GGCAATAGGACACattataaccgaataaaaggGACTGAAGAAGCTGATACGGCACCCAGTTCTGCGATTGATAGCCCTGCTTCATCTAGCATCCATCCAAATAGCTACCAAATGATCTCGCAAACTACAGATACAACAAGTTTAAACAGTGCTCAGGCATCAGAATATGAAGATGCTGAATCAG CATATAATCAAGCAAGTTCTAGATTGCACTCCTTTCTCGATTTACAACAGCCTTTTGCAGAAAAGATTAGTGCAGGAATCAATGATGCGTACTATCCAGTGTCATTTT CAACAGATAATAATCAAGAGAAACTGTCAGACATTCCCGGTATGGATAGCAGTGCTGGACTTTCTTCTGGTCACTCTAAGAACTTGGACTTTCCAGCATGGGATAATACATTGGGAAATAATGCTGCCAGCATTCATTTGCCTTTTCAACAAGCCTTTTCTTCGTCGCAATCTAATAACGTGACAGTTATCCAGAAGCAAGAACAAGGGCCTTTCGAGCAGCTTTTCTCCAATGGTTTCGGTAAACACCCACAGATCCAAGAAGACTGGCAG GCTTCTGAAGGTAACTCTCGCTTACCTGAGTGGTCTGTGGATCAGACCTTGCTCACAGGTTCAGATAATAATCTCACATCTAGATATCGAGGTGAAGTAGCCCATGGTGACGAGTTACTTAAAATCCATCGTGGAAACATTGAGCATGATGATTTTGTAAAACCAGTTtcaaagagtaacatgaacctgGAGGAGAAGCCCTACAATTCTGGTACGAAACAGCCTTTGTTAGTTGGATCCTTTGCTGAAGAAGGTTTAAAGAAGCTTGACAGTTTTAACCGATGGATGAGTAAGGAACTTGGTGATGTCAATGAGTCACATATGCAGACTAGTTCTAGAGCCTACTGGGACAGTGTTGAAGGTGACACTTGTGTTAATGATTCCAGCCAAGTACGTCTTGATAACTATGTCCTTAGTCCCTCTCTCTCACAGGAGCAGCTTTTTAGCATTATAGATTTCTCACCAAACTGGGCTTATGAAAGTTCTGAAGTCAAG GTTTTAATTACTGGAAGATTCTTGAAGGTTGAGCAAGCAGAAATTAATAAATGGTCATGTATGTTTGGAGAAGTAGAAGTACCTACTGAGATTATTGCAGAAGGTGTTCTCCGTTGCAATGCTCCCATACATAAGGCTGGGAGGGTTCCTTTTTACGTGACATGTTCCAATAGGTTAGCATGTAGTGAAGTACGAGAATTTGAATATCGACTAAGCGAAGCTCGAGATGTGCAAActaaatataatcaaagtggtTGCACAAATGAAATACTCAAACTGCGATTTGGAAAATTAATGTCGCTCAGCTCTCCCTCTTCAAATGCTGACCCCGTAAATCTAGCTGAAATGTCCCAGTTGAGCAATAAAATCAGTTCCTTGCTGAAAGAGGATCAAGATGAGTGGGATCAGATGTACAGATTAACTTCTGAGGAAAACTTCTCTGTGGAAAGTGTACAGGAGCAGCTACATCAAAAGCTACTAAAAGAGAAGTTGTATGAATGGCTCCTACAGAAGGTGGCTGAAGGTGGCAAAGGCCCTAGCTTGCTCGATGAGGGTGGTCAAGGAGTCTTACATTTTGCAGCAGCTCTTGGGTATGATTGGGCTTTAGAACCTACAATAGTTGCAGGTGTTAGTGTAAATTTCCGTGATGTAAATGGCTGGACGGCACTTCACTGGGCAGCATTTTGTGGCAG AGAACGAACCGTTGCTTCCCTCATCTCCCTGGGTGCAGCTCCAGGATTGTTAACCGACCCAAGTCCTAAATATCCCTCTGGTAAAACACCTGCTGATCTAGCGTCTGACAATGGACATAAAGGAATTTCTGGTTATCTTGCGGAATCTGCATTGAGTGCACACCTTAAATGTCTTGATCTAGATGCCAAGGCAAGCAAACCAACAGACACATCAACTCCAAATGCCGTGCAAACTGTTTCAGAAAGAACAGCTACTCCTATAAAAGATGATGATCCTGATCGACTGTCTCTGAAGGATTCATTAGCTGCTGTGTGCAATGCTACCCAAGCTGCTGCTCGAATTCATCAAGTTTTCAGGGTGCAATCATTCCAAAGGAAGCAGTTGGAAGAATACGGTGATGATAAATTTGGATTGTCAGACGAGCGTGCATTATCTCTTATTTCTGTTAAGACACAGAAAGGTGGACAACATAATAATGATGTGAATGCTGCTGCAATCAGAATACAAAATAAATTCCGTGGCTGGAAGGGCCGTAAAGAATTTTTGAGTATTCGGCAGAACATTGTCAAAATTCAG GCCCTTGTAAGAGGTCACCAGGTCAGGAAAAACTACAAGAAGTTTGTCTGGTCTGTGGGAATTGTGGAAAAGATTATCTTGCGTTGGAGACGAAAAGGAAGTGGTTTACGTGGGTTTAAGTCTGAAGCATTGGTTGAGGTACCAAGCATTGAGGATCCGTCGTCCTCCAAGGATGATGATTATGATTTCCTAAAACAAGGCAGGAAACAATCAGAGGAAAGAATGCAAAAAGCACTCGCTCGGGTGAAGTCAATGGTTCAATACCCTGAGGCGAGAAATCAATACCGGAGGCTGCTAAATGTCGTCACTGAGATACAGGAAAAGAAG
- the LOC115714058 gene encoding calmodulin-binding transcription activator 3 isoform X2: MADTRRLGLPNQLDIEQILIEAQHRWLRPAEICEILRNYKKFRIAPEPANMPPNGSLFLFDRKVLRYFRKDGHNWRKKKDGKTVKEAHERLKAGSIDVLHCYYAHGEENENFQRRSYWMLEEDLSHIVLVHYRQVKGNRTHYNRIKGTEEADTAPSSAIDSPASSSIHPNSYQMISQTTDTTSLNSAQASEYEDAESAYNQASSRLHSFLDLQQPFAEKISAGINDAYYPVSFSNNNQEKLSDIPGMDSSAGLSSGHSKNLDFPAWDNTLGNNAASIHLPFQQAFSSSQSNNVTVIQKQEQGPFEQLFSNGFGKHPQIQEDWQASEGNSRLPEWSVDQTLLTGSDNNLTSRYRGEVAHGDELLKIHRGNIEHDDFVKPVSKSNMNLEEKPYNSGTKQPLLVGSFAEEGLKKLDSFNRWMSKELGDVNESHMQTSSRAYWDSVEGDTCVNDSSQVRLDNYVLSPSLSQEQLFSIIDFSPNWAYESSEVKVLITGRFLKVEQAEINKWSCMFGEVEVPTEIIAEGVLRCNAPIHKAGRVPFYVTCSNRLACSEVREFEYRLSEARDVQTKYNQSGCTNEILKLRFGKLMSLSSPSSNADPVNLAEMSQLSNKISSLLKEDQDEWDQMYRLTSEENFSVESVQEQLHQKLLKEKLYEWLLQKVAEGGKGPSLLDEGGQGVLHFAAALGYDWALEPTIVAGVSVNFRDVNGWTALHWAAFCGRERTVASLISLGAAPGLLTDPSPKYPSGKTPADLASDNGHKGISGYLAESALSAHLKCLDLDAKASKPTDTSTPNAVQTVSERTATPIKDDDPDRLSLKDSLAAVCNATQAAARIHQVFRVQSFQRKQLEEYGDDKFGLSDERALSLISVKTQKGGQHNNDVNAAAIRIQNKFRGWKGRKEFLSIRQNIVKIQALVRGHQVRKNYKKFVWSVGIVEKIILRWRRKGSGLRGFKSEALVEVPSIEDPSSSKDDDYDFLKQGRKQSEERMQKALARVKSMVQYPEARNQYRRLLNVVTEIQEKKVPYDDVMNTEGTIDFEDDLIDIEALLEDDTYMPTAMQ, encoded by the exons ATGGCGGACACCAGGCGCCTAGGTCTTCCTAACCAACTCG ATATTGAGCAAATTCTCATTGAAGCACAACATCGATGGCTGCGCCCAGCTGAAATATGCGAAATTCTTCGGAATTATAAAAAGTTCCGCATTGCCCCAGAGCCTGCAAATATGCCACCTA ATGGCTCACTTTTTCTTTTTGACCGGAAAGTACTGAGGTATTTCAGAAAAGATGGACATAATTGGAGGAAGAAAAAGGATGGAAAGACAGTGAAGGAGGCTCACGAAAGGCTCAAG GCTGGAAGCATTGATGTGCTGCACTGCTATTATGCTCATGGAGAAGAAAATGAAAATTTCCAACGGCGCAGTTATTGGATGCTTGAAGA GGATCTTTCACACATAGTTCTTGTTCACTATCGGCAAGTGAAG GGCAATAGGACACattataaccgaataaaaggGACTGAAGAAGCTGATACGGCACCCAGTTCTGCGATTGATAGCCCTGCTTCATCTAGCATCCATCCAAATAGCTACCAAATGATCTCGCAAACTACAGATACAACAAGTTTAAACAGTGCTCAGGCATCAGAATATGAAGATGCTGAATCAG CATATAATCAAGCAAGTTCTAGATTGCACTCCTTTCTCGATTTACAACAGCCTTTTGCAGAAAAGATTAGTGCAGGAATCAATGATGCGTACTATCCAGTGTCATTTTCAA ATAATAATCAAGAGAAACTGTCAGACATTCCCGGTATGGATAGCAGTGCTGGACTTTCTTCTGGTCACTCTAAGAACTTGGACTTTCCAGCATGGGATAATACATTGGGAAATAATGCTGCCAGCATTCATTTGCCTTTTCAACAAGCCTTTTCTTCGTCGCAATCTAATAACGTGACAGTTATCCAGAAGCAAGAACAAGGGCCTTTCGAGCAGCTTTTCTCCAATGGTTTCGGTAAACACCCACAGATCCAAGAAGACTGGCAG GCTTCTGAAGGTAACTCTCGCTTACCTGAGTGGTCTGTGGATCAGACCTTGCTCACAGGTTCAGATAATAATCTCACATCTAGATATCGAGGTGAAGTAGCCCATGGTGACGAGTTACTTAAAATCCATCGTGGAAACATTGAGCATGATGATTTTGTAAAACCAGTTtcaaagagtaacatgaacctgGAGGAGAAGCCCTACAATTCTGGTACGAAACAGCCTTTGTTAGTTGGATCCTTTGCTGAAGAAGGTTTAAAGAAGCTTGACAGTTTTAACCGATGGATGAGTAAGGAACTTGGTGATGTCAATGAGTCACATATGCAGACTAGTTCTAGAGCCTACTGGGACAGTGTTGAAGGTGACACTTGTGTTAATGATTCCAGCCAAGTACGTCTTGATAACTATGTCCTTAGTCCCTCTCTCTCACAGGAGCAGCTTTTTAGCATTATAGATTTCTCACCAAACTGGGCTTATGAAAGTTCTGAAGTCAAG GTTTTAATTACTGGAAGATTCTTGAAGGTTGAGCAAGCAGAAATTAATAAATGGTCATGTATGTTTGGAGAAGTAGAAGTACCTACTGAGATTATTGCAGAAGGTGTTCTCCGTTGCAATGCTCCCATACATAAGGCTGGGAGGGTTCCTTTTTACGTGACATGTTCCAATAGGTTAGCATGTAGTGAAGTACGAGAATTTGAATATCGACTAAGCGAAGCTCGAGATGTGCAAActaaatataatcaaagtggtTGCACAAATGAAATACTCAAACTGCGATTTGGAAAATTAATGTCGCTCAGCTCTCCCTCTTCAAATGCTGACCCCGTAAATCTAGCTGAAATGTCCCAGTTGAGCAATAAAATCAGTTCCTTGCTGAAAGAGGATCAAGATGAGTGGGATCAGATGTACAGATTAACTTCTGAGGAAAACTTCTCTGTGGAAAGTGTACAGGAGCAGCTACATCAAAAGCTACTAAAAGAGAAGTTGTATGAATGGCTCCTACAGAAGGTGGCTGAAGGTGGCAAAGGCCCTAGCTTGCTCGATGAGGGTGGTCAAGGAGTCTTACATTTTGCAGCAGCTCTTGGGTATGATTGGGCTTTAGAACCTACAATAGTTGCAGGTGTTAGTGTAAATTTCCGTGATGTAAATGGCTGGACGGCACTTCACTGGGCAGCATTTTGTGGCAG AGAACGAACCGTTGCTTCCCTCATCTCCCTGGGTGCAGCTCCAGGATTGTTAACCGACCCAAGTCCTAAATATCCCTCTGGTAAAACACCTGCTGATCTAGCGTCTGACAATGGACATAAAGGAATTTCTGGTTATCTTGCGGAATCTGCATTGAGTGCACACCTTAAATGTCTTGATCTAGATGCCAAGGCAAGCAAACCAACAGACACATCAACTCCAAATGCCGTGCAAACTGTTTCAGAAAGAACAGCTACTCCTATAAAAGATGATGATCCTGATCGACTGTCTCTGAAGGATTCATTAGCTGCTGTGTGCAATGCTACCCAAGCTGCTGCTCGAATTCATCAAGTTTTCAGGGTGCAATCATTCCAAAGGAAGCAGTTGGAAGAATACGGTGATGATAAATTTGGATTGTCAGACGAGCGTGCATTATCTCTTATTTCTGTTAAGACACAGAAAGGTGGACAACATAATAATGATGTGAATGCTGCTGCAATCAGAATACAAAATAAATTCCGTGGCTGGAAGGGCCGTAAAGAATTTTTGAGTATTCGGCAGAACATTGTCAAAATTCAG GCCCTTGTAAGAGGTCACCAGGTCAGGAAAAACTACAAGAAGTTTGTCTGGTCTGTGGGAATTGTGGAAAAGATTATCTTGCGTTGGAGACGAAAAGGAAGTGGTTTACGTGGGTTTAAGTCTGAAGCATTGGTTGAGGTACCAAGCATTGAGGATCCGTCGTCCTCCAAGGATGATGATTATGATTTCCTAAAACAAGGCAGGAAACAATCAGAGGAAAGAATGCAAAAAGCACTCGCTCGGGTGAAGTCAATGGTTCAATACCCTGAGGCGAGAAATCAATACCGGAGGCTGCTAAATGTCGTCACTGAGATACAGGAAAAGAAG